The following nucleotide sequence is from Patagioenas fasciata isolate bPatFas1 chromosome 9, bPatFas1.hap1, whole genome shotgun sequence.
GAGCCACAGTTGATCCCGGTAATTTATCTCCTCGGGGTCTTTATATTATGGTATATGATTTAAAAGGCTGGTGCAGATCTTTTTAAATAGACATAAGTGACACAAAAATCATATACTGTTTCCACAAACTGTGTCCATCGCAACAGAGTCTGTATAAATACTACttgggtttgtggggtttttgggggcACAGGGTTGCTTTTCACAGATTTGTGATAATCAAGACAATGCACAGCACACATCACTTGTGCAGTCATAAAACACATCACACACCTTCACCTGCTGTCTTTACATTTCTACATAATAAATTCCTTTGCACTTGTGATAAATAGAAGTGGTCAAGTAAAGGTCTATTAAGAAGATACTTGTCAGAATATCATGCAGACAGCTTGCAAAACACACATACTGAAAGatcacttttaaaattcttgaatTGTTAAGCACGAAAAATAATTACCTCATTCCATTACAGTACTGTGTAGAAACAAGGAATAAGCAGCATTATCTTATTCCCAATAGAATAGATTATAACAACTAATTAAGTTAAAAAAATTCAGGCACCAAATGAATTATCCTGCAACATAGAACAGTATCTATATAGAGTGCTCTCCTTAATATACTACAAAACCAGCCATATGGCAATGTTTTTCCGTTTCATATTATGAGCGTGTCATCACATTTCAGAGATAACCTTGATGTTCCAACCTtgcaaaacagaaacattttctacTGGCCTTTACAGAAACTCATAGCACAGAAGAGAAACTTACCAAGAGGGGAAAATCATCGTCTCATTACAGCTACCTCGATCAAAGGTAAACGTTCAGTACAGAAATTATGCTACTGCGTTCCACTTTTACAGTGATGCTGAAAGTCTGTATTTTAATGTGGGCTTCTCTCACTGTGTAAAAATTGAAATCAATGGTCAGTGAAATATTACTCCCTAATGCAGTCTATTAGCTCTATTTTAGAGCTCCATTAATTAAATCATCCTCCACAAATTGTTTTAAGTGTGCAATGTAGTGTTTCAGTCTCCCACATTAAATGAGAATTTCAAAGAATTAAATAACAAAGCTTATTTTAAGCAACCAACAGAGGGCTCAATGgccttctaataaaattataACAAAACCGTTCTCAATACATTGTAGGGAAACTTTGGCTCAGTTTCTTTAAGAGAATACATTTCTGTTACAGCTTCTTCTGTATGTACTTGTTAACTTCACATAAGGGAAAACACAAAACGCATTTAACATCGTGATCCTCTTCTGCTCCTAACCACAGTGAATCTCTCCAATTATCTTCCAGGTGGGGGCAACAGTAAGCCAGATTTCTTTAATCGAGATTGTGTCCTTCTGCATCAGGGAGCACAAAAATCAGGGTACGCTCCCGACAGAGGCGGGGAGGAGCGTGCTTCCCAGCCTCAGTGAGAGCCCCGGCTCCTCAGGGAGGACCTTCCAGACATCTTTGCTACAGACACGCGTCCTGCTCTCCCTCCAGAGCGGACGGACCCTTCGCAGCCCCTCGCCCGGTCATCCTGCTGACCATCCCCGCCACCTCGGGCCCCGCCAGAGCCGGGGGCTGGCCTGGCTGCAGGGCCTACCGTGCCACCGCGGCGGGCCTGGGGCGTCACCATGGCCGGCCAAGGTCCTGAACTTGTGACCGCGGCGGGCCCGGGCCCTGCTGCCCCCGCCACCACAGCAGGCCCAGACTCACCGCTGGCGGGCCCGTTACACCCGGGAGAGCCGCGGCCTCGCCCGTTCGGGGCTCACAGCGCCCAAACACGGCCGAACCGCTCCCCGCGCTGGCAGGGCCACCCGGCCGCGCTGTCCCCTCATAGCGGCGCCGGGGTCCCTCCCAGCCCGCTCCGCGCTCTCGCCCCGCTCGCCCAGCCCTGCAGCGCCCttcgccgcccggccccgctccgctccgccggcGCTACGAGTCGCTCCGGCGGGCAGCCgcagcccggccccgcggggTGCCGTTGGCCGTCGCCCCACCGGTCGCCGCCTCGGGCCGGTACTTGAGCCAGCAGATGAGCCATGTGACGACTACGGAGAAGAGGGCGAGGATGCTGGCCACCGACAGGCAGATGGGCCCCACCGGTGACGGCGAAGCCGAGGCGCCGGGCCCCGCGTCGCCGCTGTACTGGTTGACGAAGATGAGGCCGGTGAAGAGCAGCACCACCATGGAGAGAAAGGAGACGACGACGCACACGCAGCCGGCGCTCAGCGCCGCCCGCTTGCAGCTCTGGCAGCTCTCGTAGCCGCCGCCCGAGGAGCGCGGCCCGGCGCGGCCGGCGGGGGCGGGGGACGGCGGGGCGAGCGCAGCCGCCGCCTCccgggcgcggggcgggcggcgcggcggcagcggcgggaggctgtcctggggcagcGGGTCGCGGGCCCGCAGCTGCGGCGGGCAGGCGGCGGCCAGCTTGGTGTTAACCGGGAGGCCGTGGACGCGGTGGTCGGGCAACGCCGTGCGGTGGCGGCAGAGCGGGCAGGCCAGGGAGCCGCCGGCCGAGCGGCCGGGCCCCGAAtcggcggcggaggcggcgggcggCTGCTGGGCGGCCCGCAGGTGCAGCTGGCTCAGGCACTCCTGGCAGAAGGTGTGCAGGCACTCCAGCAGCTTGGGCGCCCGCCGCTCCAGGTCGAAGTAGTTGTAGCAGATTTTGCACTCGTAGTCCTCGTAGCTgggggcggccgccgccgccgccgccacctcatcctcccgccgcccgccctgcccTATTCCGCCCTTCTGCGCCGGCTCGGCCATAACATCTCGCCGGAGGGCGGACGGAGAGCCGCGGAAAGGCGGAGAGTCCCGGGCCGCCCCGTGCCTGGGAGGCGGGCGGggagccgcggccccgccgcctcctggCCGCGCCCGGGGGCtgcggcgcggcgcggcccggagggagggagggacggaCGGCGGGAGGGCTGCCGGCCGCCTGCGTGCTCCGCCCGCCCGCCTCGCTggcggctgctgcgggcggggggcgggatcggcgccgcccgcccccgggAGCGGCCGCCGGTGCGCGTcccggccggggcggcgggggcgggggcgttCTCCCGGGCCCCTCCCGGCCCTGCGGCGTGGGCAAGGACCGGCGCCCTGCCCGCCGCTGTCCCCGCCAGAGGGGCTGTGGGCCGGGGCTCCCGAGCAGCCCCATcgccttggagcccccgggacTGTCCTGCTTCTAGGAGGCACTCACAAGTGGGAAGTGCCCGTAGCTTTTTAGTCCTGTATGGCATTTTTTAAACCGTTGTATTGATTTAATAGTTTATGATGATTCTCCAATGTGATTAAGCGTTGGGACCAGCAGTTATGATTAACATAACATTTGCTGGGTAGCAAACGCTACCAAGCAGGGGTTAACACGAGAAGGCCTGTACAGTGGCAGGGTAACATACATTGCAGCTTGCAGGCTGACATGTATTTTGCCTCTCCGTGGGAAGAACCTTTTGTGCACCTGATTTCCCTTTGTGATGCACAGTGAAAATAAAAGCTGGTTTATTCTGTAAACCAGAGGCCAAAGGAGCTACTGGTGTTTTTATTTGCACTATGATGTTGTGTTACAAGATTGAGAGACTTTGCCCAGTGTAATTAAAAACAATCGAAACAATAAAGTGTTCATAGCCTCCAATGTCATACTGTTCAGTAGCCTGATAGATTTCACTAAATCAAATTCTGCTCTGTCACATCAGCGGAGTCTGAAGTAACTTCATTATCTTCAGGCCATGAAAGTAATTATTTCTCTGTGTTGCTACAGCTGCATCTTGGGAAATTCAGCTCTGGATTGGGAGCTGTCCCAGCTCGGACATCTTCCCCTCCGCCATGTGGCATGTGGTATCAGGTGTGTTTCACTGCAAATGTTAGGGGAAGCTCCCTCTCTTCCTCTGTAGTGCACCGTTCTTCTGTCTGTCTGCTCTAGGACTTTATTCTGAACCCTGAGCATTCTTGAAGAGCTAAACAAAAGGGGGAAGCTTGTTCAGAAAGACTGACCTGTTGGAAAGATGCAAAGGCACATACTGCTAAATTGTAGTGACACATCTGAAGGTTGTCCACGAGTCCTTGAACAATAAAACTGGCAAAAGAGAGAACTTCCTTAAAGTTTTTTCAGTTTAGCATAAACTGAAATAATGGGATAAATTTGAGCAGAGAAACATAGGAACATTCACTATATAGGAAGCCAGATCCTTTTTGTAATTTATCCTAGGAGATGACATAAGTCTGTTAAAAAGGCTTagtcaaagaaagaaagacagacagacagacttttGCTGTCACTGTCCATAGTGCAGAGCTGCTTTGGTATGTGGAAACAAAAATCACCCCTTTTTAAAAGCCCACACTGGTTTGCAGCCTTAGGGCTAATCTACCCCTGTCACCTGAGAGCT
It contains:
- the RNF228 gene encoding RING finger protein 228 yields the protein MAEPAQKGGIGQGGRREDEVAAAAAAAPSYEDYECKICYNYFDLERRAPKLLECLHTFCQECLSQLHLRAAQQPPAASAADSGPGRSAGGSLACPLCRHRTALPDHRVHGLPVNTKLAAACPPQLRARDPLPQDSLPPLPPRRPPRAREAAAALAPPSPAPAGRAGPRSSGGGYESCQSCKRAALSAGCVCVVVSFLSMVVLLFTGLIFVNQYSGDAGPGASASPSPVGPICLSVASILALFSVVVTWLICWLKYRPEAATGGATANGTPRGRAAAARRSDS